A genomic window from Cucumis melo cultivar AY chromosome 8, USDA_Cmelo_AY_1.0, whole genome shotgun sequence includes:
- the LOC103500838 gene encoding aquaporin TIP1-1 has translation MPIRNIAIGRPEEATHPDALKAGLAEFISTLIFVFAGQGSGIAFSKLTNDGAATPAGLISASIAHAFALFVAVSVGANISGGHVNPAVTFGAFVGGNITLLRGIIYWIAQLLGSVVACLLLKFVTGLPTGSFGLSAGVGELNAFVFEIVMTFGLVYTVYATAVDPKKGSLGTIAPIAIGFIVGANILAGGAFTGASMNPAVAFGPSVVSWSWESHWVYWAGPLIGGGLAGLIYEFIFISNSHEQLPTTDY, from the exons ATGCCGATCCGTAACATTGCAATTGGAAGGCCCGAAGAGGCTACTCATCCAGATGCTTTGAAGGCTGGATTGGCCGAGTTTATTTCCAccttgatttttgtttttgctGGCCAAGGTTCCGGCATAGCCTTTAGTAAGCTCACCAATGACGGCGCTGCCACTCCAGCCGGTCTCATCTCCGCCTCCATCGCCCATGCCTTTGCTCTTTTCGTTGCCGTCTCCGTTGGCGCTAACATCTCTGGTGGCCATGTTAACCCCGCCGTTACCTTTGGTGCCTTCGTTGGCGGTAACATCACCCTCCTACGTGGTATCATCTACTGGATTGCTCAACTCCTCGGATCCGTTGTCGCTTGCTTGCTCCTTAAATTCGTCACCGGCTTG CCCACCGGGAGCTTCGGTCTATCAGCAGGAGTTGGTGAACTAAACGCCTTCGTTTTCGAGATCGTGATGACATTCGGCTTGGTGTACACGGTGTACGCAACCGCAGTGGATCCCAAGAAGGGCAGTTTGGGAACAATTGCACCCATCGCAATCGGTTTCATCGTCGGAGCCAACATTTTGGCCGGCGGAGCATTCACCGGAGCCTCCATGAACCCCGCCGTGGCATTCGGCCCATCAGTCGTCAGCTGGTCATGGGAAAGCCACTGGGTCTACTGGGCCGGACCTTTGATCGGTGGTGGCCTTGCTGGTCTCATCTACGAATTCATCTTCATTTCCAACTCCCACGAGCAACTCCCAACCACCGACTACTAA